A single Streptomyces sp. Edi2 DNA region contains:
- a CDS encoding VCBS repeat-containing protein: MHFPTAGGPFFRHLRVWHAVVASLVVVAVVAFLVLLPSDDGVRSVPGSPCRPVVSASEDTPATPDLDGDGFADLVHEISRSLKVDVVVVPGSERGPDHDRTTVLTQDDLGVPDDIQVGDDPLQPTVADLDEDGHADLVVSSAAQVLWGGPKGPRADGPHGRVPLPGSGYHSAPIAGDFDGDGHTDLAVFKDSGDEQGELVVLKGPFKRSGAPARAVKIPSPVHKGATPVLVAGDANDDRATDLALYDSPWDPPLLFTGGARTASGLSKEPERLPEGENVVFGDFDGDGRQDVAVGRSFVDSDDEEDTPHRRGQVSVRYGKEPGKWVTMEGGDFKEGFGSKLAAADFNGDGCDDLAVQLTKKKETGDARIEVLRGGSEHGLGSKPWRATKRSVPGDDGSSDGMLFDTHDWDGDGRAELALFGGGRWWITDGTDRDEASFPLTPSKNQGS; encoded by the coding sequence ATGCACTTTCCGACGGCAGGCGGTCCGTTCTTCCGCCACCTGCGCGTGTGGCACGCCGTGGTGGCCTCTCTCGTCGTGGTGGCGGTGGTGGCGTTCCTCGTCCTTCTCCCGTCCGACGACGGTGTGCGCTCGGTACCCGGCAGTCCCTGCCGACCGGTCGTTTCCGCGTCTGAGGACACGCCCGCGACCCCCGACCTCGACGGGGACGGCTTCGCCGATCTGGTGCACGAGATTTCCCGGTCGTTGAAGGTCGACGTGGTCGTCGTGCCCGGCTCCGAGCGCGGTCCGGACCACGACCGCACGACCGTCCTCACGCAGGACGACCTCGGTGTGCCGGACGACATCCAGGTGGGCGACGACCCGCTCCAGCCCACGGTCGCCGATCTGGATGAGGACGGCCACGCCGACCTCGTCGTCAGCAGCGCCGCCCAGGTCCTGTGGGGAGGCCCCAAGGGCCCGCGGGCCGACGGGCCGCACGGGCGCGTCCCGCTGCCGGGCAGCGGCTACCACTCCGCGCCGATCGCCGGCGACTTCGACGGGGACGGCCACACCGACCTCGCGGTCTTCAAGGACTCGGGCGATGAGCAGGGCGAACTGGTCGTCCTCAAGGGACCGTTCAAGCGCTCGGGTGCCCCCGCCCGGGCCGTGAAGATCCCCAGCCCGGTCCACAAGGGCGCGACACCCGTGCTGGTCGCCGGGGACGCGAACGACGACCGCGCCACCGATCTCGCGCTCTACGACTCCCCGTGGGATCCGCCCCTGCTGTTCACCGGCGGCGCCCGTACCGCCAGCGGCCTGAGCAAGGAGCCCGAGCGGCTGCCGGAGGGCGAGAACGTCGTCTTCGGCGACTTCGACGGCGACGGTCGGCAGGACGTCGCTGTCGGCCGGAGCTTCGTCGACAGCGACGACGAGGAGGACACGCCTCACCGGCGCGGTCAGGTCAGCGTCCGCTATGGGAAGGAGCCGGGGAAGTGGGTCACCATGGAAGGCGGCGACTTCAAGGAGGGCTTCGGCAGCAAGCTCGCCGCCGCAGACTTCAACGGCGATGGCTGCGACGACCTGGCCGTCCAGCTCACCAAGAAGAAAGAGACGGGGGACGCGCGGATCGAGGTGCTGCGGGGCGGCTCTGAGCACGGGCTCGGGTCGAAGCCCTGGCGCGCCACCAAGCGCTCCGTGCCGGGTGACGACGGCTCCAGCGACGGCATGCTCTTCGACACCCACGACTGGGACGGCGATGGCCGCGCAGAACTGGCACTCTTCGGCGGGGGCAGGTGGTGGATCACCGACGGCACGGACCGCGACGAGGCATCCTTCCCGCTCACCCCTAGCAAGAACCAAGGTTCGTAG
- a CDS encoding amidohydrolase, which yields MTDHGADLLIRAGAVHTLVPGQAPQRALAVRGDRIAAVSADPDGLDHLVSADTQVHDLPGATVLPAFDDTHTHLIFAALGAHDVPVHRARNIPEFLDLIRRRAAVTPEGEWIRTTTNWQELNLAERRMPTAAELDQATDRHPVLVKRGGHNDIVNTFALRLAGITEGTPVPPGGIIGRGADGKLDGRLIDNALHLVEHLVPAPDRTERIDGLRLASRDYAATGIGTVRDCAVTPEDYAVLLAARETGALSTRVRALISALGLTSAAQVEDLLDVMEEWRDNSDPWLSVWGVKFGFDGGLEAGATEEPYACDHSYSGMLIWEPDALVEAVEAVVRRGWRVGTHAYGDRAVRALLDVYERVLDRNPGLPAGTLVMEHGGLAGPEQRARAVALGVPVTIQQPLLHDTAEVEEGFWGPERVARLFPARGWVDLGAEVSAGSDFPVGQFGAMRSVWGMTTRQTVIGVKGPEHAITYDEALTLHTVNAARLTGEEHLRGTLTPGRLADLTVWDQDPAHCPGDALRDLSPTHTFVGGLLVTPAGTR from the coding sequence ATGACTGATCACGGAGCCGACCTGCTGATCCGCGCCGGCGCGGTGCACACCCTGGTGCCTGGACAGGCCCCGCAGCGGGCACTGGCCGTGCGCGGCGACCGTATCGCCGCCGTGTCCGCCGACCCCGACGGCCTCGACCACCTGGTGAGCGCGGACACGCAGGTCCATGACCTGCCGGGTGCCACCGTGCTGCCCGCCTTCGACGACACCCACACCCACCTGATCTTCGCGGCGCTCGGTGCCCACGACGTCCCCGTCCACCGGGCCCGGAACATCCCCGAGTTCCTCGACCTGATCCGGCGGCGGGCCGCTGTCACCCCCGAGGGCGAGTGGATCCGCACCACCACCAACTGGCAGGAACTCAACCTGGCCGAGCGTCGCATGCCCACCGCGGCCGAACTCGACCAGGCCACCGACCGGCACCCGGTCCTCGTCAAGCGCGGCGGCCACAACGACATCGTCAACACGTTCGCGCTCCGTCTGGCGGGCATCACCGAGGGCACCCCCGTACCGCCGGGTGGCATCATCGGTCGCGGCGCCGACGGCAAGCTGGACGGCCGGCTGATCGACAACGCCCTGCACCTGGTGGAGCACCTGGTCCCGGCCCCGGACCGGACCGAGCGCATCGACGGACTGCGTCTGGCCAGCCGCGACTACGCCGCCACGGGCATCGGGACCGTGCGCGACTGCGCGGTGACCCCCGAGGACTACGCGGTGCTCCTGGCCGCCCGCGAGACCGGGGCGCTGAGCACCCGGGTGCGGGCCCTGATCTCCGCGCTCGGACTGACCAGCGCGGCCCAGGTCGAGGACCTGCTCGACGTCATGGAGGAGTGGCGTGACAACTCCGACCCGTGGCTGTCGGTGTGGGGTGTGAAGTTCGGCTTCGACGGCGGCCTGGAGGCCGGCGCCACCGAGGAGCCGTACGCCTGCGACCACTCCTACTCCGGGATGCTGATCTGGGAACCGGACGCCCTGGTCGAGGCGGTCGAGGCGGTCGTCCGGCGCGGCTGGCGGGTCGGCACCCACGCCTACGGCGACCGCGCGGTCCGTGCCCTCCTGGACGTCTACGAACGCGTCCTCGACCGCAACCCCGGTCTGCCCGCCGGCACGCTGGTGATGGAGCACGGCGGCCTGGCCGGCCCCGAACAGCGCGCCCGCGCCGTCGCGTTGGGTGTTCCCGTCACCATCCAGCAGCCGCTGCTGCACGACACCGCCGAGGTGGAGGAGGGCTTCTGGGGTCCGGAACGCGTCGCCCGCCTCTTCCCGGCCCGCGGCTGGGTCGACCTGGGTGCCGAGGTCAGCGCCGGATCCGACTTCCCCGTCGGCCAGTTCGGCGCCATGCGCTCGGTCTGGGGCATGACCACGCGGCAGACCGTCATCGGCGTCAAGGGCCCCGAACACGCCATCACCTACGACGAAGCTCTCACCCTGCACACCGTCAACGCCGCCCGCCTCACCGGCGAGGAGCACCTGCGCGGCACCCTCACCCCCGGCCGCCTCGCCGACCTCACCGTCTGGGACCAGGACCCCGCCCACTGCCCCGGCGACGCCCTGCGCGACCTGAGCCCCACGCACACCTTCGTCGGCGGCCTCCTGGTCACACCCGCCGGCACGCGCTAA
- a CDS encoding AsnC family transcriptional regulator — MRQVLDETDRRIAAALVASPRASWREVARCLGLSERTVVRRVALLYADDTLRGTVVRNPARFPHLVPVALRIRCRPSKIRQVAQALARRTDTVWVDILGGGDEISTVFFLEGPEARNNLLLRDLPATDAVGSWTAHTLLRVFPTAFRWTAGLLSPAELADLAPDPAPASMPTASYTPLDVDSALIAALAEDGRATYTDLARRAGSTALTARRRLEALVEGQVLRLATELDLALLGAQSEALLWIAVQPGALQETAQTLSTHPHVRFCAATTGPANLVAAVAAANLDALYTFLTDTVGPLDGVTAIDSTPLLATVKRTGLIRH, encoded by the coding sequence ATGCGACAGGTACTCGATGAAACCGATCGACGGATCGCGGCCGCGCTGGTCGCCTCGCCGCGCGCCTCCTGGCGCGAGGTGGCCCGCTGCCTGGGCCTGTCCGAGCGCACCGTCGTACGCCGTGTCGCCCTGCTCTACGCCGACGACACCCTGCGCGGGACCGTCGTACGCAACCCGGCGCGTTTCCCGCACCTGGTTCCCGTCGCCCTGCGCATCCGTTGCCGCCCCAGCAAGATCCGTCAGGTCGCCCAGGCGCTGGCCCGCCGCACCGACACCGTCTGGGTGGACATCCTCGGCGGCGGCGACGAGATCTCCACGGTTTTCTTCCTGGAAGGGCCGGAGGCCCGCAACAACCTGTTGCTGCGTGATCTGCCCGCCACCGACGCCGTCGGCTCCTGGACCGCCCACACCCTGCTGCGCGTCTTCCCCACGGCGTTCCGCTGGACCGCCGGTCTCCTCTCACCCGCGGAACTGGCCGACCTCGCCCCCGATCCGGCGCCGGCGTCGATGCCGACAGCGTCGTACACGCCTCTCGACGTCGACAGCGCGCTGATCGCCGCGCTGGCCGAGGACGGTCGGGCCACCTACACGGACCTGGCCCGCCGCGCCGGCTCCACCGCGCTCACCGCCCGCCGACGGCTAGAGGCCCTCGTGGAGGGCCAGGTGCTGCGCCTGGCCACCGAGCTCGATCTCGCACTGCTCGGCGCGCAGTCCGAGGCGTTGCTGTGGATTGCCGTACAGCCAGGTGCACTGCAGGAGACCGCGCAGACCCTGAGCACCCACCCGCACGTCCGGTTCTGCGCCGCCACCACCGGTCCCGCCAACCTGGTCGCCGCTGTCGCCGCCGCGAACCTCGACGCCCTGTACACCTTCCTCACCGACACCGTCGGCCCCCTCGACGGGGTCACCGCCATCGACAGCACCCCGCTCCTGGCGACTGTCAAACGCACCGGCCTGATCCGCCACTGA
- a CDS encoding PhzF family phenazine biosynthesis isomerase encodes MQVDVFSTSPYSGNPVAVVLDGADLSDEEMERLARWTNLSETTFVLPSTVPEADYRLRIFTPGGELPFAGHPTLGSARAWLDGGGTPQHAEYLVQECAAGLVTVRRGEDWLCSRERTADVHHFRRHHGRRLFDSRFRPHGPIGRVGTLHRPVRVA; translated from the coding sequence GTGCAGGTAGACGTGTTCTCCACGAGCCCCTACTCCGGTAATCCAGTCGCGGTCGTCCTGGACGGGGCGGACCTGAGTGATGAGGAGATGGAGCGTCTGGCGCGGTGGACGAATCTGTCCGAGACCACGTTCGTCCTGCCCTCCACCGTCCCGGAGGCGGACTACCGGCTGCGGATCTTCACCCCGGGAGGCGAGCTTCCGTTCGCCGGGCACCCCACGCTCGGCTCCGCGCGGGCCTGGCTGGACGGCGGCGGCACACCGCAGCACGCCGAGTACCTCGTGCAGGAGTGCGCCGCAGGCCTGGTCACCGTGCGCCGCGGCGAGGACTGGCTTTGTTCGCGAGAACGGACAGCAGATGTTCACCATTTCCGGAGGCACCACGGTCGGCGACTGTTCGATTCTCGTTTCCGCCCCCACGGGCCCATCGGGCGTGTAGGCACACTGCATCGACCTGTCAGGGTTGCCTGA